The nucleotide window GAACCCGAACTCCTCCTCGGTCTCCCGCAGCAGTTCCGCGAACAAGGGGTGGTTGAAGTAGATCACCGGCACAAAGTACCTCCGCGGCGGCTGTCCCCCGACGTCCTTCCTCCCCCCGCCGACGTACACCGCCAGGTGCCCCTTGGGAGGCGGCCTCCGATCCTCCTCACCCAGGAACAGCGTCCTGTCCCCGAGGCGGTgggggaggcggaggcggcgggagAGGCTCCGGCCCCAGTCGAACACCCTCGCCGCCAGCGCAGAGGCCTCGATTCGGCGGCCAGAATTGGAGACGGTCGGCGATGGGGTGGCGTCGAAGCGGACGTAGCAGCCTTTGCGGCGGCGACGGTCGAGTCGAAAGACGCGTCGCCAGATCCGCACGAGGCGGCGGCCCAACCTGAACCCTCCCCTGTATCTCATCATCATCTGAAGCAACTGCGGACGTTGCAGAGAAAAGGACTTAATGACATGAAGTACGTGAAAGGGTGTGAAGCTAAGAAGCAAGTCTCTTCACACACCGattcctttcctctctctctctctctctctctctctctctctgatcgaaaCGAAACCAAAATTATATAGACAGAGAACagtgaagaagaggaggaaagcgTGAGTGAGAACAAtataaagaggaagagaagagaagacgaagaagaagcacAAGGGTCAGCCGTCGTGTGTTTGTCTACGGTGGTACGGTCCCATCGTTTGGGCTCCCTCAACAGGAAGGAAGCGTGTGTTAAGTGCAGATGTTATCCGAGTTGCTTCAACCACCATAAACGCAGGCTGGCGTTCATTCCGGGAAGGAGGGGAGAAGGATGGATTCCGGGGATCAAGCTAAGCGAATCCGGATCCAAATCTCAACAGTTACCACGAGCTTGAGGTCTCATCTTGTGGGTCAACGATGGAACCCATCCATCGGACGTTGACTTCCACCGGAAAGTACGCAAGGAAAAGGCAATAACCGACGCTACAAGTCCGCTGAGGAAGCAACGTGGAAGCCGCAGCGCGTGCATGGATTGGTTCCTATTACGTTGCGTGTTCTCATCGTCTTGCGAAAGGAAACAACGGCTTGTACGTACTTACTACGACTCGCCGCCGGGGGCGGTGGTGGATTCACAGAACTTCGCGGAAGGTGCAGACGATGAAGACGATCTGCTCCACCATTACAAAGAAAGGTAATGTCATTATCCTTTCGGCGGTTGCAGAAGAACCCGAGGCGTGatgcttccttctcttctttgctgAAGATATCTGCAAGTTGCACGATGGATGGCATCAACCATCTCGATGCATTGGATGCCAACTTCCTTAGCATAATTGCTGCTGTGCTTTCCGATTCAGCAAAGCAACAGCTGAAGCTTTTCACTTTGCAGATGTCATGGTGCAGACCATTTCAGCTAACTGGTCGGTGCCGGTGAGGTCCCTCAAACCTGAATGGAATAAATAGGCAGTGGAATCTTCTTCTTCACCGTCAAACCTGAATGGCTTGGACTGGTGTGGCAGTAGGAGAGCAAGTCAGGGGGAGAGGTGGTCAGATGTCCTTGTTGTGGACTGAGTACTTGTGCTGTCTCGACTTGGAGATGGCAAATATCAATACCACCATGAAGAATGCAGAAATGTCAATGGAAATTAAATATCGTCCGGTTGGGTCGCCCGTGAATACCGAAATTAATGTTTGATGTCAACTTCAACTAAATATAAAATTAGCTAAAAATTGTGTAGATTAGGGTTTGAATGAAACATTATGCCGTGTAGGACCATGAGAAGGTTGACTTGAGAAGCGGCAGCTCCAGGCAAGCCTAGATAGAACTATGAAGCCAAAGATACATAACgacttaattatatattattaattagttatttttaatattttgatttttatattttaaaaatttatattcggatccctatatttatgaaagtaaaatatttaatttcgttTTTCCTCGTGCCATCAAATTTACTGATGACTTTGTCTTAGTTGACTTTGTCTCACTTTGATTTATCACTACGATATTTTCatgaaaaaataagattaaatattttattttcataagtatagAGATTCgaatgtaacttttgaaagtgTAAGAATCACGATACTAAAAGTAGCTATGTAATTAGCCAaatagaaatatattttttaaacaaaaattGAAATAACTTTAAATGTATTTTGTTAAATGAAATTAAGGTTTGAGAATGGCTTTTGGATaacttaatttaataatatatcctaaATATATGAATCTATAATTCATTAGCTTGTCATAAGTTCAACTTAATGATAATATATCCattaatttaattttctttttcttctttcaatgtgagatacataaataaataatatgaatTCGGAACTTCTTATAAATAATAAGATGTACCTTCTCCTACATTATTCATCTTAGGTGCCATAATTTGTGGTATATCCATGCTTGCAATCTGTTGTTCATAATTTTAAGTTCTAGCATTGCATGATGCATGGACAATTACATGTGATTGTATTATAAGTACATATAAGCCAAAAAGAGTTTTGTAATGGCATATGTGGTTAATCAAATTGCATTACACAACCCAATGCTTTGTTCAATTGGAACAAAACAAATCAGACTTTTAGAACAACGAGATCAAGCAATCAATTAGATCAAAATCTCTTTCTATGAGTGGCTTCTCATCATTCCATCCCTTTTCTCCTCCTTGTGGCGTTCAACCACACTCCATAGTCATAATAGGTACTACACTTTGACGAGACATGCAAACCGAAAGCTATCATGCCCTTCTTCTCATAGTTCCTATCTTTAGGTGAGAATATTTCACTTCTTTCAGAGCCCCTTTTCCTCACAGTGAACATATGACGCACACTATAAGTTCATCATTAGGTCCATTAAGCGTGAGGGTGATGCCCTTATCTATATACGTACACACATACGCACATTTTTGATAGCCTTATCTATATACGTACATCATATACGTTTATTTGGACTTTGAAATCTACACATTTTTATGGCACTTGATATTAGGGACCAAAGGAGCATGTTTTAGAAGATAACTTGGGGGCATACTGCTTGAAGTATGTGCAggaagaaagctacactttgggccCCTCGGAGATCTGTAAAGATCTACGGGAAAGACGCAGTGGAccgtatgagagagagagagaagagagaagacaTCATGGTGGAGAGAAGAAGGTGGCCGGCGGAGCCCGGCGTGTATTCAGGAGGCCGCAACCCTTTCGCATTGGCTCCGCAGCTTGTAGGAGAAGGCTGTCCCACCGAGCGCGTCACGTCCGACGAAACTCGTGGCTGTGGGGGGGCAGTCAATGATGGGATTACGTAGGCAATGATCGACCGCCATGGTCGATCTCTCCAAACCATTCGTTGAtcgcaactctctctctctctctctctctatcgtaTCATCAGAAGCAGTCTTCATGCAGCTGAGGAAGGAAGCTTTGACAACATGCATGGCAATGTGATTGCTGACCAACAAGGGGAGGAGTCGTGTTCTTTTTGGGTGGCTGACcaacgaagaggaggaggagaaccgaAGGGCGTATGATGCCGCAGGATGACCGTAGCATCGCGTGCGATACTTTTGCTTCACGTCTGGCCTAAAGATATACCTACCAATATACGTATGCCCCAAATTACAGGCTGTACGTATACGATGGGAGGTACCCAAAAAAAAAACCCGCCGCGTGTCGACCGCAGAGGTGGTTTGACGAGGTGGGTCCCGCGGGACCAGGGCCCTAATCATCGGGTCGAGCCCACGCCGGACCGGGAGCCGCCACGTGCTGAACTCGCGCACGCGTGGGCGGCCCGCCGGGACCCACTAAAGTTGTGGGTCTCAGCGCCAACGTTATTTACTTGCATGTTTAGCCTCTCCTCGTTCTGTTGGTTTGGATTGGTGTTTGGAGACGCGTCGCCATCGGAATGCTTGGCCCTGTCCGAAAGAGCCCCCACCACCGGAGAATGACTCTCTCCCCTCTCCCAGCGGTAATGATCGTAGTGACCGAGAAAATGGTATTGGATGCAGCTCATATGTGAGGAAGgacactagaagaagaagaagaagaagaagaagaaggaattgTAACCAGACAGCCAACAAACCATTGAGAGCAGAAGCAGGCGGTCCCCGGCACCACTGGCTACTTTGGACACCCCCCATAAGTCCCGGGCTGTGCTGCTCACGAACTGTGAGTAAACATGAAGCTTGTAGCGGTGGTCTCGTATCGTCGATTTTGATTACCTACTGCTGCTGCTTTTACTACTTCCCTGCAGGCTTCTACATAAAGCTGCAGTCAGCTGTACTCCGTtttgttgctctctctctctctctctctctctctctctctctctctctctctccgtgccTCTCTTTCTGCCATCTCTGTGGAACAAAGGAGGATAGCGTCGTGATCTCCTGTCGTCCTGGTCGCTCTCGGTGGCGGGTGGAGGTGGTGGCGGTTGCGGCAGAGAAGGCCAAAGGGAAGTAAAAGAAGCTTTGCTCTTTCCGGCCATTGTGGCGCCATTTCTCTCCTTCCGTAACCTTTCCCCGCAATTCATCGATCCACCCATACACGAATGAATGTTGCAGCAGCACGCTGTGCTGAAAGAACACCGGAGCTGACTAAACTATAGTTTCTATCCTTTGGGCCATCGCACACCGCCTGTTATTTAACGCGATTGCCTCCTCCTTTACCCTCTTccataacctctctctctctctctctctctgtcgagCGTTGTTCTTGGGATCCGATCCCTCGCGGTGCTCCAAAGATTGAAGGACGAGGCGTCACAGACGATACGACGCCCGAGGCTTCTGTCGAGCCAAGATAAACTAATATAGCAGTAAAAGGTCTTCATCTTTTCCGTCACGGCTGACTCCGGCATCAGAGGCGTGTCCAAGCCATAATCTCTATAACCAGTAAGACCTTTTCCTCATTTTAcctgaactctctctctctctctctctctctctctctctctctctctctctctctctctctccatctaaaCACACAATGCTTCCGATGCATATAAGCTTGTTACTTTCAGCACACATCTGGTTACACAtcgaaggcaagaaggtttgtatATGCATGACAATCTGGTATTCTCGTATGGACAGCTTTACAGACTCTCTTGAGCTCTCGCTTTGTTTCCATCAAGCTAGCGTGCTTCGTAGTGTCTTTAGATGTTTATGTTTCTGCTTTAACTTATGGTGATGATCCAGCCAATCTATCTGAACTCTTTTGTGAACTTTCCTCTTTAGTTCAAGCCAGCAATTTAACGAGGTTTAAAGTATTGTTAAGAGCCATTGATGAAAAGAGATACCACTCTATATATAATGGATCTCTGCATCTGATATTTGTCATTACTGGCATTCCCACTAATAACATTTGGGTGCAGTTAATGATCCCAACTTGAAGCTCTATAGAAActttcaatcatggtttcatttgtGGCATACTATCAAACCTATTAACATTATTTTTTGCCCAAATAATAATGCACATGAAACATAACTCTTAGTTTAGAATGACAGCATCACCTATGCAGGCAATATGTTTGGGACTTGCATGCAGATATATACTTGTGGTTGTGTGTGGAGAAAAAGTAGTGTTAGACGAAATGATGAGAGGCCAATTTCCCGCTACTGAGTCTTCTACTCAAATGCATGAAGACCGATGCAAATCTAATATAGAATCATGATCATTTGCTGGATCATTCAGATTGAGCTCAGCGAATGCTTAATTCTCCTGGCATTTTAATGTGCATTTGCTCGCATGTGATCTGCAGGCAGTGACTGCAGATCCCGGAGAAGATGGATACCTTTTCTCATGTTCCCCCCGGGTTTCGGTTCCACCCGACAGAGGAAGAACTCGTGGATTACTATCTTAGGAAGAAGGTAGCATCAAGAGGGATCGATCTTGATATCATAAAGGACGTCGATTTGTATAAGATCGAGCCATGGGATCTTCAAGGCATCTATCGCCTTCATCAGCAGTACATTTCTTTGTTCATCTTTTGGATCGGTGTAACTTTGGTATGTGTTTTTTGGAATCAGATAGATGCAAGATAGGAAGGGAGGAGCAAAATGAGTGGTACTTCTTTAGCCACAAGGACAAGAAGTATCCGACCGGGACACGGACGAATCGAGCGACAGCGGCCGGATTCTGGAAGGCCACCGGAAGGGACAAGCCGATCTACTCCAAGAACAGCTTGATCGGGATGAGGAAGACGTTGGTGTTCTACAAGGGTCGAGCGCCTAACGGGCAGAAGTCGGATTGGATCATGCACGAGTACCGTCTTGAATCCAACGAGAGTGCACCGCTGCAGGCAAGTGACAGTACGACTTCGAGCTCAAACTACTCTTCTCCTTCTCCGAGCCAAAGCTTGTGATGCTTCCATGTTGCAGGAAGAGGGATGGGTTGTGTGCAGGGTTTTCAAGAAGAGAATGACGGCGACGCCCATCAGACGAGCAAGCGGGCATGACTCCGCATGCTGGTACGACGATCATGCATCCTTGGTGCCGGAGCTCGATTCCCCGAGGCAAGCAGGAGCGCGGCCTGAGATGGCGTTCCTCCAGCTGCCCCAGCTGGAGAGCCCCAAGCTTCCCTTCGACGTTGGCCATGCAACTGCTCTCCACCCACCCGCGATCACGCAGGACGACCTGATGCAATATTCCAACAAGCAGCTTCAGGTCTTCTCCACCTACAACATCGCCGGAGCTACTGATCATTCGGTGGAGCAGGTCACGGACTGGAGGGTGCTCGACAAGTTCGTCGCGTCCCAGCTCAGCCATGACGGCGGGGTCTGCAAGGAGCTCCACTGCTCCACTTCTGAGAAGCCTGAGGTAAATGCGGAACGTGCTTCGACTTCCAACTGCAGTGGTGCCCAAATCGAGCTGTGGAAGTGAAGGCGTACGATAGTTAACTGGAAATACTGATCATTAGGAGGTAAATAGGTGTCGAAACATGTGGAAGGCCACGGATTTAATGTACATAACATGAAGCCGAGGGTTTGGATGATTGACTCGATCTCTCTCGAACTCTGGACTCTATCGTTTGGTCCATTGTTTGACAGCAAGATTTGCTGTCATCACAATATGTCTACAGAACTGTAGATGTCTGTCCGTTCATTATAATTGAAATGTCATCGAACAACATTCTTCACCATTCATTTGCATCCAGTGATGCACTATCACAATTATGAATTGATGGTAAGCTTGCATGGATTCCTGACgattccaaatgcatcttagtttgCATGGATTAGAGATTTCTCATAACCATCTGTTGCAAGCTAAAATTCATTTCATGACCATTGTTGAATGCTGCCATCTAAACTTCAACTAAATAAGTCGCCCAGCGATCGAACATTATATGGTTTGATTCTACTCCACAAGAAATTTTTGGGCCTTTCACATCTCATCAATTTCTTCTCACTGTATTATTCACTAAAATTGTCATATCCTACGACAAATATTGTagctaaaaaagagaaaagagggacCAAAAACAGAGGAAGATTAAAGTTTCTGATAGAGAAACTCGTTTCTCATGCCAAGTCACCTTCAATTTGCATCACAAAGTCCAGTGGATTCATCGCAGAAGCCGTCGCGATCCAGTAGTTTTGGAGGTGGCGCACTCAAGAGGGGCGAAGAAGGGCTCCCGTAGGCGTTCCTGCGAGTGTTCCCGCAACCCAGACTCTTCCTTGTGCTCACCCCTGTCATCGGGTTGGTTCCACTTGCATACTTGCACAATGCCTTCAAAATAAATGAATCAAAGTTGTACAAAAGATTGATATAAAACCATAATGTTAAGGAGATCCTGTACATGTTAATATGACGGTTCTTCCATTCGCAATGCTTATAGCTAAGGTATTCATTCTTGCTTTTTTCTTAATTTGTCCTTCTGCAGAATTCAATTTATAACAAGCAGATGTTTGTGGCATGCAAAATAATCAAGTGCCATATCTAACAAATAACAACAGTAACAACAACAACCCATAATGTCACAACCAAATCATCGATCTATTTCTGTTATTGAACCCATCAATTACGATGGGTATTAAAAACCATATCAACAAATGAAACTGAAAGTATGATATCAAGAAAAGAACAGGTGTGCACGAAGAAATAGTGTGAATTAAGGCACATAATTCTAGTTATTAGTGCCAGAAAACCTTTAGAGTTTCACATTCAAAGGCACCTGTTTTTGGGGCAGGTCCAGCACAGCATCACTAAAGTCAGCACCTTTGATAATTGCACCACCAAGATCGCTGCGTGTGAGAACTGCTCTTACAAGTACAGCATTTGTGAGATTGGCTTCATTAAGAACCTGCTCAAGGAATAATTTTACTTTTACAATTAGTGTATCATTAAGGCCAGAAAAAATCATATACAACCAACTTAAGGATGTCGCTAGCTAAAATTCATGACTATCTCAAGTGATCCAAATGCTCAGTGCTGTAATCGTCACATAAGCAAACAGCCCCTGGCATATCCACTTTGCTGTTCTTTCTTTTATATTGATTTACCTAATTGTctttaattacttctctttcaaaccCGTTAAGTTTCTTTGAGAGGTTGGTCACTTTTTGCTCCTTCAACTTGTGTATGTCTTCCTTTCCCAACAGAGTTTCTTCAATGTATAATGAACATAAGTAGTGGTAGATTTATCTTCAACAGGTTTCATTTGAAATTCCCTCGGATATTTTCTTTGCACTTTGCCTGAAACTATCTAtactagatgaaggaaaaaaataaatacaGAAAAAAAGAAATACACTTTGCCTGAAGTAGATTGAAAGATTGCTCATTATATATCTCTGACAAAGTCTTTTTCTGCATTTCTGGGGATAATTTCAAAATACAAAAAAGTATTCAGATAGCCAGTGGAGAAATTAAAaacaatttcatgcataattCTCTGGAAAAAGTTATGTTGAACATTTCAGCAATCTAAATTTTGTCAGTGGTTTGCTGATAGTTCAGTGGATCCACTTCTACCTATCACATGCATACTATAAAGAAACCCATATAAGTACCTTAATCAATTAAGcagttaaaattttgaaaaacgATGCAACAGTGAGCCTACCATGCGGTCCATCAAAGTATCACTCAAATCAGCACCTGCACGAGATCACAAGCAACACAGGAAAGCTACGAATTAGAATACAGCTAAGTTATGCTGAATTTATGTTACCAGACACTTGTCTACGATCTAGAAAAAAATTGTGGTGACTGAGATAGTATAGAATGATGATTACCTATAAAATTGATGTCTCTATTTATTCAAAGAATAAAATCTGACAAACCAATGTACTGaacgatagcaagttctttctgaaCTTTTCATTGTCTTATGCAATTTAGCATAGCTGCATTTGACTGAAAGAATGCACAGAGAACccaattgtttgggcctttctcaaaCTGACCCTTATACTCTTGAATTAGCCGTTCAGGTACCTCACCTTTGGTTAAATTGCCTCAGATCCTCTGGAAACCTACTGTCAGTGAACAATGACGGGAGGTCTTCTCTAGTACCCAGGAacactaaaaatatatatattaagccTCATAAAacattttccctttttctttctctgcTTCTGACCTCTTCCCTTCCCCTCCCTCTCCCACCACCACAAGGAGGAGATGCAGTGATGGTGGTAGCAGTAGTGATAGCGGTGGGAGATGGACAAAGGAGGtagagaaaaaaaggaagaaaaaaaggtAAAACAATAGTAGGAGGATGAGGAGGTGGTGACTCGGGAAGGAAGGACAAGAAGAAGAGGTAGAAACAaacaaaaataaagagaaaaagaaaacatacaggtggtgatggtgatggtggtggtgggatGGGGAGGGAGCATTAAAGAGAACAAAGATAAAAAGagggaagagaaaagaaaagaagaggagtGTGGCAACAACATCTGaatattttcatcataattgAGTATCTAGCCAAGAATGTTGAAAAAAGAGCAATGCTGTGAAAAACCATTATTCCTACTTTGTTCAGACTACTTTTCCCATCACATGACTCAAGACTGGTTAGAAGCAAATATACAAGTTAATGTTCTTTCTTAACCTTTTGCCAGATAAAAGTTATTATGAAAAAATATGTTATCACTATAAATAAGAAATCCAGTGGTTAATCATGGACAACACAAGCTGCTTGATGACTAACCAGTGAAAGCATAAAGGGGTAAATTTAAATGACAAGGTTCACTAATAGACAAATTAAGATAAAGAATCCACATAACTAACTACATGTGATCCCCCAAGACAAACATCCGAGCTTGGAAAAATGTTGATACTTAAGAAAATGGTAACTAGCGACAGATTAGAACTAATAGATCATATACATATAGATAATAGATATTgtataaaaaaatgaaattggaATATCCAAATAGTATAATATTAAAAGAACTCTTGATTGAGATTAGAAATATTAAACTTTGGGAAGTAATGGTTGAGTAGGAACCATTTTCTAGATTAGTGTTCTAATCTGA belongs to Musa acuminata AAA Group cultivar baxijiao chromosome BXJ1-11, Cavendish_Baxijiao_AAA, whole genome shotgun sequence and includes:
- the LOC103970869 gene encoding auxin-responsive protein SAUR36, with the translated sequence MMMRYRGGFRLGRRLVRIWRRVFRLDRRRRKGCYVRFDATPSPTVSNSGRRIEASALAARVFDWGRSLSRRLRLPHRLGDRTLFLGEEDRRPPPKGHLAVYVGGGRKDVGGQPPRRYFVPVIYFNHPLFAELLRETEEEFGFHHPGGITIPCPAAEFERVRKRIATTGRHLPRKSSIRSFML
- the LOC135596546 gene encoding NAC domain-containing protein 7-like translates to MDTFSHVPPGFRFHPTEEELVDYYLRKKVASRGIDLDIIKDVDLYKIEPWDLQDRCKIGREEQNEWYFFSHKDKKYPTGTRTNRATAAGFWKATGRDKPIYSKNSLIGMRKTLVFYKGRAPNGQKSDWIMHEYRLESNESAPLQASDSTTSSSNYSSPSPSQSL
- the LOC135596545 gene encoding NAC domain-containing protein 26-like; translated protein: MLQEEGWVVCRVFKKRMTATPIRRASGHDSACWYDDHASLVPELDSPRQAGARPEMAFLQLPQLESPKLPFDVGHATALHPPAITQDDLMQYSNKQLQVFSTYNIAGATDHSVEQVTDWRVLDKFVASQLSHDGGVCKELHCSTSEKPEVNAERASTSNCSGAQIELWK
- the LOC103970334 gene encoding thylakoid lumenal protein TL20.3, chloroplastic isoform X2, translated to MRESNFSGSTFNGAYLEKAVAYRANFTGADLSDTLMDRMVLNEANLTNAVLVRAVLTRSDLGGAIIKGADFSDAVLDLPQKQALCKYASGTNPMTGVSTRKSLGCGNTRRNAYGSPSSPLLSAPPPKLLDRDGFCDESTGLCDAN